Below is a genomic region from Triticum dicoccoides isolate Atlit2015 ecotype Zavitan chromosome 5A, WEW_v2.0, whole genome shotgun sequence.
CCCCTTTGTTTGCAAAGAAACCAACTGCTATGCAGCCAGACAGCAGCGTGAGTGTACCAAGGTGCTTCCAGGAGACACGCTTACACACCTGCCACACCGTTTCCCAAAAGCTTGGCGGCTGCAAGGGAGACTCTGTATTTCAAGAATAAAAATAGTCAGGCAGATTAAGCAAGGGAACAAGGGGATAAGAAGAACAGAGGATGGGGAATAGACTTCAATTTACTGCGTCAATAGACAGTATATAAGACTCTATGAAGGCATCACATACCCATGTACAAGACAACGACACAAGCACCCCTTCTCCATGAGCTCAGACTAtacaacacatacacatgcacagGCTCATATGGATCATGTATATGTACTGTATACATGGTATTTCTCCTTCTGTGCCCCTCTCCCGGACCTTCCCAGGCGAAATTATGCTTGTCTTCGATAAGAAACCTGTCATTACTACATCTCATGTTGCATGGGCAGCTATCCTACATGAACTCCGGAATGTGTTTCATTACATTTATGATTAAGTAAAAGGTTTAAAAGAACCAAAACATAATGGAAGCTCTTAGCCATCGTATGAAACCCAATGTGAACCGGAACTGCTAACCAAAACCATCCAATGCATGATGTCAAACATGTGCAATAAAGTCCTAATGCCAATACAAGACGCCTTGAGACAGCCTCCAACATTATTGTCATTTGTGGACTGTGATTCACAATGCATGGATCAATATTGCTTACAGCCAAATGCGTTTATGTAGCCTTTTTAGCAGCACTGCTGGACAATTATAAAGGATTATGTGCTTGCAGCCTTTAATCAGCTCACATCTGCTGACAGCTGAAATTTCCATCTGCTCAATCAAGCGCTGATTTCATTATGTCTGAACAAGTTACACTGGGTATTTCTTTGGCGGGGCTGCTCTGAAGCCCATGGTGGACATCGTTTGGTTGCCCAGGAAACCCTACACAAACCCAAGCTAGTGGGAGGTCTGGGACTTCACAATCTAAAGCTCCTAAACACTCCTCTCAGGGCTCGGAGGTGCTGGCTCTCCTGCACTTCAGACAACTGCCCATGGAGTGACTTTCACTTGTCTGTATCCGGCAACAGCGGATTTGTTTTGTGCAGGAACAAAGATCACCCTTGGCCATGGTAAGTGAATATCCTTCTGAAATGATGGATGGATAGGTGGGCGCTGGATTTAATCCTTTTTGTGAGGAAGAATGCCCTGAAAAGATAAGTGAAGAGGCGCTAACAAATGACACTTGGGCCTGACACGTCAGCTACAGAGTGCAATCGCTGCATCTTAGCTGAACCCCAAGGTTTAGGAGTTAGGACAGCTTTTCTTCGAAGTTCGAAGCCAGTGGCCAATTCTCATCTCGGTCTGCGTATGCTCTATTCCATGTCGTTACTGTGAATTTCCTGGTGCTAGGATGGTGTGGTCCTCTGACTCATCTTCAAGCCAAACTCTTCATCAGGTCTCTAGAGCTGTCTAATTTACTTTGTCGTTTACTCTGGCAAGCAATGCCAATCCTTAGTACTGGTGGACTTCAGCGGACTCAACCATCCTGGACAGACAGCGCCAGGGGCACAAATTTAACACTACTGCGATTACATGCATGTACAACCTATTGCTGGAGCTAAATAGAGGCGGTGACCAACATAAAGTCTGATATATCGCTTACAATCCAGGCTCGTAGAGCTGGGCAAGAGAGAGGTGTAACGTAATTGGCCTTTTGTAGAGGCAGAGCCTGTCTACGGCTAAGGGTAAACTGTAAATTGCAAACTGTTGTATCATACATTCATACCCCATTCTGATCTTCAGACAATGACACGCACAAGACTCGCGTGTACTGAAAAAACAAAGTGTTCGTGTGATCGTGAGCTTACTGTCGAACACTTGGTGGGCGCAACCATCAAACACGTGATGGGCGTCTGCTGCCGACTAGGCATTTCGCCGAACATCTCGGCAGCAAGGGCCGTGCTCTTCTCAGGATACCGACAATCAAACACGTGAAGGGCGTCTGCTGCCGACTACGCATTTCGCCGAACATCTCGGCAGCAAGGGCCGTATTCTTCTCCGGATACCAGCACCcgctcccccctcccccctccctaccGTACCATATCAAGCACGCAAGGGATCAAGGGACTCACCCGGAGTTGCGGGGACCTGGCACCTCGCAGGAGGAAGAGGAGCACGGAGCGCCATGTGCGGGGCGGGAACTGGACGAAGGGCGCGATGGAGAGGCCGAGGCGGGGCTGCGAACGAGGcgacgcgcgggcggagacgagccagggcgcgggaggaggaggaggtggaggaggacgacgCTCCTCGCCACGGAACCAAGCGCAGAGCGCCGGGGACGCAGCCGGTGGCCATGGCGGTCGCCTCCCAGTCGACTGCCTTCGGAGGCTCGGAGCTGGCGGGGACGTGCGTCGCGGTGCCTTTCTCTTTGCCGGGGATCTGCTTCCACAGCGAGTCAGGTGGGGGGCATTCGAAATGGCAGGGCGGTTTAGATACTACGGGTACTGAAAACTGGATTTCAGAGTTCCATTCACCAGACCAGATGTGGCAGAAAAGTGCAAGTAGAGGCCGAGCTCCATAGAGCTCTTTTTTTCAGCCAAAATACATTTTCACAcctcaaaaaatctgaaaaatatgTTTGTAGGCATATGTTTGTAGTATATATGTATAAAATTTTGGCTGATTTGTAGTATATGTTTGTAGTATATATGTTTctagtatatatgtaaaaaatacCTACAAACATACATGTAGGCATATGTTTGTAGTATATatgtataaaatttcatgaacatgtACGTTCATATCTGATGCACGCAAAAAAGACAAATACACAAATTAAAATGAGCTTTTTTCTTTGTTGTATTTGGGCCAGATATTTGTCCTTTTTGTGTAGATGCAAATAATCAAATTAGTCGATGCAATTTTATACATACCTGAAGAATATGCATATGTATCTGTTGAAAAATATTTGGCATTGTTTTCAAATTTttaactatatttttatttgcccgcAAAAAagaactatatttttatttttatttttgaaaaacaagctccatggagctcggtcttTGCAACACCGCACTCCCATGGAGGTGATGATTTTGCTTGACGGCCACGTACCAGGTACGGTTTATAATCTTGCTCGTTCGGACGGCTTTTTGTCCTCTTGGTCGGGGTATGCCTTCTGACTTTACGAGTGAGTATAAGTTCTGGAAACCCCGCAAAAAAGTGTAAAAGTTCTGGAAAGTGATTTGGATATTTAAAGTGTCGAGCAAGATGAATTCAATTTATGGACATTTGTGCATGGCTGCCACCCTAAAATACCAAATACATTTGGAGTACATCATAAGACATATTTTCGTATTATATATGTTTGATGTTTTAGATATTGATGATTCTCTATAAACTTCTTCAAAGTTTGTTTTTTGAGAAAAAAATCTATAGACCCTACAttaggaaatggagggagtactacagaGGAGAGTATTGAGCATACCCTCATTTGCCAGTTTAATCGTGAGGTGTGGCGGGAGGTTAAAATGTCCATTGCTTTTCACATGAATATTGTTGGATATATGGAGCGACGGATCTAGCCCAATAAGTCAGGGCAGACCAGCACTAAAATTGTCCATTATAAATTACTTATTTGTATTTTTTAGGTGACATATAGGCGTTCCACCCTTTCCACCGTGGATATATTAGCAATTGTCTATAAAAAAACATGACAATGTTGTTGTCAAGATTAATGACATACTGTAAATTATTCATATGAGTGCGTACAAAACACGAAGCATTTGAAACTACGAAACATATAGGTATTGCACATGCACGGACCAGTAAGAGGATGAACATGTCATGCCCTCCAGCCCGGAAGGTCGAGCGGCGACGGCGGCATTAACAACTTTCTTTATGGTGTCGTCGGAATTGTCAGTCATGATGTAGTTGAGGTAGTGGATAAAGTCGTGGAAGTAGGTGACGGAATCGAGCAGTCATGCGGAGATGCTTCCAAAAAACCATACTCTCCTTTTTCTGGTGCAGAATCTCAATGGGCATAGTTTTGAAGGCCTGGAGTGTGGTGTGGTGAGGCGAGAGACGGAGATGGAGCTGGTGTGTACCACTTCTCTTCTCATGCTCCAGTGGAATGCGAAAGAGAGTTCCTTATATGTTGGTCCCAACTCTTCTTTATATCTCAAACAGAGCTATATTTACCTCCTTCACCGTAATTCCTGAGATAAACACGTTGTTCATCTCTAAAGTGACTTTCTCTAGTCTAACATGCATATGAACCAGCCCCTCTGATGAATATATATCCTTGTAGAAAGCACGTGTCATGGATCCCATCTTGGTTAAGTCTTATGTGACTGAGCCATCGCGACGTCGTAATCTAAAAATTGTGTTCTTTTTCTTTTGCTGCCTAGCACGGAGATGAAAAAAAAAGTATTTCCATTACCTTCAATCAACCAATGAACCAATGAATGCAAGACCTTTGTGGCCACATGACCTCCTTGAGGTGGTACATCTCAACAAATTAATCAACTATCTTGGACTCCACCTTGATAGTGGCAGAGCTAGGGGACCAACCAGGGAAAACATGGTTGATTTACTGCTTATACTCTTAGAACATTCTGGAAGTTTTTTTTTTTGCTTCAACCGCCCCCTCAACATCAGTATTTCACTAATCCTATCTCCACTACTACTCCCTGATGAACCCAGGTGATTTGATGATATCAACCCAAGTATTAATAACGTGATCTTGACTATCAACTACATATTGGTTTTGTTTACTACATATTgatttggaaatatgccctagaggcaataatattgtattattgtaTTTCTATTTTcacaattaagagtttatatttcatgcctgaaatatgtgattcagtggaaaactcatatgcatgtgtagAAAGATAAACGGTAAAGAataggttcctagtcttgcctctaagactggctcaagtgttggtgatcatgttttccggatcttaAGATATCGTTACGTGTAactatagtcctaaaacaacattgagagtatggCGTTAGAAGAAcggtcatattgaatcgacccaaacttgtttgttatactttgggaTGATATCATCTAAAATCAATTgttataacacggagtgttaacATATGTTttggttccttagaccatgagagcatCAAAGTCACTTCTTATCGTACGGTGGACTTTGGGATTGCTCAAACATCATCCATGACAGGGTAATCATAACAACAACTTGCaggttcatcagaaagtttgacaagggacagcttgagagtgggatttgctcctccggcaatggagagatattcttagggccctcttagTGTGACGTCATCAATCATCGCCTGGCTAGATACAGGTGACTATGTCATGGGAATGCCGGAACATTTCAACGAGAAAGAAGAGCAAAATCGGTAACGAGGATAACGATATAACGAGCAGGTGTATGACTCAGGAGGATATTGATGCAcgtcgggttttgtaaagtatcacgaagcaaagggaacatcacatgataaccacaggttcactcgaatgtcattcatgtaatcatagggatcgatatggacgtccacggtttCGCTATCGGTCGTTGAACggaggggtttcgttcatgtctataatTTACTGAATCtatagggtcacaagcttaaggtaatcacggtCTGCTTAGTGTTAGTAGGACAAGGGTATCAAGgattatttgtggaattgtttcattaatgtTCGGTATAGTTTTGAGAGGAACCGGAAGTGTTCGGGGTCGCTGGAAGGGTTTCAAAGTTTATTGGGCAATACCGGGTATTATCGATAAataatatatataggtggaaaatgtttccagaggtgttaaattaataataaaaggctcTACTAATTGTTATAaggcttttatatttaatttaatataaataagccttaaaaggccaagtggtggaaggagGATTGGGCCATATAGGCCCATGTAGGGGAGGCACCCCCTTTTGCCTTGTGTGGAGGCCGAATTGGAGAGGAGGGAGGATTCATCCTCCCCCTAGGTCGGTGCACCAAGGAGGGAAATCTTCCCTCCTTTTGTGGCGTCCCTCCCTAATTTCCCTCCACAAGGTTTTTGCACTATTGGATACACAAGTTTTGGAGTCTCCTCTAGATCCTCTAGTTAGTTCTAGTTGATCTTATTAGACCTAGACCtagatcctctaatcctcataaatAGAAACCCAGCATAGTTCTAatatcctccctctaattctcaatGATTAGCTCTAGACAATGAAGCGCTACCGGACCATGAAGAtcgtacgcttgcaaccaagtagagaggtcgtgctttcggtcttccgttCGAGGGTCCGTTCATGGACGGTTTGCAGGATCGTTCATCTACGGTTTGAGGAACTCCAAATACGATCCACACCAACCAGTCTACTTCTACTACTACTTGGAGTCGGTAACAATCGTGTTCCAAACcgtttatgcatcttcatattgttcctgggtgatcgtaggccgattttttgttttctactacgtttcccaacacgacATGCTTCTCATATGTTCAATGCCGCCCTTGAAACCCCAAGCCCAACAAACCGCAAACATCAACCACCCCCGGAAGCCGGCCATCCGTGTCTGTCTCCTCGGCACCATCCCCGAGTGCTCGTGTTGTTGTAAAACTTTGTTCAAGACCCCTAATAACATCTAGGGCAGATCAAGAGAAGCTCGGATGAACTTAACATGTACTGAGTTTTATAACTCTCCGGGATTTGTTTCTCCCCGTACATGCGTATCAACCTCCAAGTGCTCCCGTATAAAAACATCAATGTGATGTTACGAATATGATAAGATCTCAGTGTGCAAACTTTTATTCCAGAAAATGATGAGGCCACCAGTGCAACCTGAGCTGCTAACATTAAAGCACTTGTCATAAGCTAGAGTAGCTGCTAGTTTTTCAACCTGGACTGTATTCGAGCCACAactacataaataacagtaggggcATATTGCCTCACAAATTCATGAAGCTCNNNNNNNNNNNNNNNNNNNNNNNNNNNNNNNNNNNNNNNNNNNNNNNNNNNNNNNNNNNNNNNNNNNNNNNNNNNNNNNNNNNNNNNNNNNNNNNNNNNNNNNNNNNNNNNNNNNNNNNNNNNNNNNNNNNNNNNNNNNNNNNNNNNNNNNNNNNNNNNNNNNNNNNNNNNNNNNNNNNNNNNNNNNNNNNNNNNNNNNNNNNNNNNNNNNNNNNNNNNNNNNNNNNNNNNNNNNNNNNNNNNNNNNNNNNNNNNNNNNNNNNGCTCCTTGAGCTCGCTTGATCTGCAGTTTTTTTGGTCTGGCCCCTTGCTTAGATTTCTTCGTTAACTTTTGCTTCACGTAGGTAGGACAAGAGGATGGGGTGATGCGACATCCTGGCTTAATaggaatgatagactactcatatcaataagaaaTTCCTACTTTTTAGGGAGCACGTCCGCAAGGAACCTTGGATTTAAGCGTGATTGGCTTAGAGAAATTTTAGGATGGCTGCACAACTGCAAAGTTGACCTTAGAGTGCGGACGAGTGACGACAAAAGTGCACAGAAAGGCAAGTGTTGGACTGCGGGGCTAGTGTAGATCTCGCCAGGCATAACGTTCAAAAATCGGTGGTTGTGGCCAGGGCGTTACAGGTTCCCTCCCTATCCATCTTATCAATCACTTGCAAACTCATTCTACTCTCCTCTTGCCGGCACCGCTAACTCAGAACCAGAACCATTTGTTATGTTTGTCACCGCCGAAGCGTTAGCTATGTGACTAGAGATGGCCTACAACTCTCAATGTCCTCTTTCCGCCATCGGTATTCACCAAAAACAACATCTCGCTCAAACGCACTCTTTGCACTTACTGGTGTGACCTCTATCTCCTCTCGTCCCATGCCCCTCCCCCGTATGTGACGACAGCCGCCTCAAGTCATATTCTCTTACTCGAGCTTCCCATGTGTAGCGCCGCTAATCAGAGTGGATGGCAGCCATCTATTCCCCATAATCCAAATCTTCATCATTATGGGCCCCTTCCTGGCACTCGAGATGACCATGGCCCATGATGCCACACACTTCGAAGAACTTAGGAATGTTTTCATGGAGTACTTAAGATCCTTGTTAGTTCCCTCCTCTCGATTTAGAATAGTAAACCTCCTCAGCGAGTCACAAACATTAAGGATCACTCTGAACCTGACAAAGTCCCTACCCGACGACATCATCTCAACAGAGATATAAATGCCGATTTGTGTAACCAATTTCTTGATCATGTGTCCTTGCATAAGAGTggatgtatgtcatgaatatgtgCCCACACTTGCAGCTTCTAAAAAATGATTTTTGTGGGCTTGACCAATACATTGTACTGATCTATCATAACGCCATACTTGCGAAAGATCTAGGGCCCCTCCTCCATAACTCGCTTCCAATCCCCAAGGCAGTCCAACTTAATAATGAAGAGGTTTTCCTCCATCGACAACTGAAAGAACTCACTCGCCAAGTTCCATGTGTAGCGCATGGTATTGTGGAATGTGTGCGTTGAAAGTCTTGTTTATGTTGAGCTTATCCACTGCCATCCACCTTAGATCCCACTCTCCTATTAGTTAATCCATGTCTACCTTTAGGAGGAAGACATCGTCAAATTATTTGTCCCGAGCTTCAACTTTCTCAACACATCCTAAAGCTCTGATTACGAAAGCTTCACCTCCACCCTTTTATGAGGAATTGACAACCTCCGTACTTTCGCTGCCGATCGGTCCTCCGAAGCCCCTCGAGAAGGACGCATGGAGGGATTGGGGTGGAGTCGGATGTCTGGAAAATACTCCCGACAGTGAGATTGCTGCCAGTCAccaaaaccctaaaaaaactaggtactccctccttcccataatATAGTGTGCATTAGTTTTTGCAAAATTTAATCTTCACAAACCTTAATCAAGTTTACTGAGAAAATTATCTACGTCTAAAATACCAAGTATACCATATGAAGATATATTTCATGACGAGTCTAATATTATTGATTTGGTACCCCAGATCCACAATACCAAGTATACCATATGAAGATATTTTTTGACATGATGTATGAAGATATATTTCATGACAAGTCTAATGTTATCGATTTGGTATCCTAGATGTTTACAAGTTATGACTTAAAAAATCTAATGTGcactatattttgggacagaggaagtatcatttctgattagtattatttttgtgttttttagcAAAATTATTTTTTTGGTGAACTAGGGATTTATTCATCAATCATAGAAGGAATACAAATAATGTCTGGTGGGTTCCCTAGCCACAAGTGGCGCCCAACAAGGAGTGACGAAGCAGCCTTTGCCAACGCATGTGCTTCAAAGTTTGCCTCCCTATTCTTAAAACGAAAAGTAATGCTTACAAAGTCTGTAGTTCTATCTCTAATCTCATTCAAAACTAAAGCATAAGAAGAGGAACTCGAAGCTCTGTTGATGTCTTGAATAACCTGCAAGCAGTCATACGCTATTATCACATGTGTCAGAATTAAGTCTTGTGCTAGGCAATAGTCTCATTGCATGCTTGAGCTTCAAGGCATGGAGCGTCGACTAGCCCATCGAATACCACCGCAGATGCTCCAAGGTAGTTGCCGTGTTGATCCCTGCAAACAGCGGCTGAAGCTCCCATCGTACCTTGGCGGGAAATAGCACCATCAGCATTGATTTTTGCCGCGTTTACTCCAGGTGGAATACATCTACGATCTCTCGACTTCGCAGGCTGTGGCTGTCTCGTCGGGGTCCTTGTGGTGGCAATTTCCAAGTCCTGCAAGTATCAGTTAACAAAGCACATCGTGGACATGGGACTTTGAAACTCATCATCATGTATTGCTCTACGTCGAGCCCATCATATCGCCCACCCACATAGTAATCAAAACTCTCGCAAGGTCATGTTGGTTCATCGTATCAAACAGCTAGAACAGCCAGAGCCTCGCATCATCACTTTTGTTAGATATCACATGCTCAAGAATCTCCTCATCTCCGAGTGCCCACACGCACCGCGCCATCCGACATTCAAACAAAGAATGGCCCCATAAATCAAACTCTTCTTCACATAGGCTGCATGCAGTGGTTGTCGCCATTTTACGTTCATGTCGTACTGAACCCGTCGGTAGAGACATATGTGCCAACCTCCAAACAAAAACCTTGACCTTTGATGGAACTTTCACTTTCCAAAGTTGTGTCCAGGATTTGCCCTCGGCTTCTCTATTTGAGTGGCCCGGCCTATGCTCGAGCCAATCTTCTCGTTGATGTTTAATGTCATTGATC
It encodes:
- the LOC119302106 gene encoding uncharacterized protein LOC119302106, whose translation is MATGCVPGALRLVPWRGASSSSTSSSSRALARLRPRVASFAAPPRPLHRALRPVPAPHMALRAPLPPARCQVPATPESPLQPPSFWETVWQVCKRVSWKHLGTLTLLSGCIAVGFFANKGDPRALLIVDVLDKANKAYKPSLEFAVLLIALFVSLSSR